GGCGTGGCCTTCGCGGGTGTCAAGCGGACGAGAGCGAACGGTGCGAACGAGAAGGACGCCGCCGACGGCAGCCGGAAGATAGAGGCTGGCCAGCCGCCACCACGCGAGGAAGGCAACGGTCTCCCCGGCCGGGAGGAAGGACGCCATGAATGCCGCTGCGGAGACTTCGGCCGCACCCGCACCGCCGGGGGTCGGCGCGAAGAGCAGCGCAAGAGCCAGAAGCACCTGTGTTGCGAGAAGTTCCGCCGTGTGGCCATCGGGCTGGAATGCACGGAACACGGCCCAGGCGGTGGCCAGCTTCGCGGCGAAGACCGCGGCCGAGAGCGGAAGCACAGCGGCGACCCGTGCGGGATGCTGGCGGAACATCGTGCGAACATCGGCAGAAACGCGACACAGGAGAGCGCGTGCGGCGGCCAGTGCACGGTGAAAGCGTCGGGCGGGCGGGGAAGCGCCCGGCGGCCGTCCGGTACGCGCGCCCGTCGCAAGAAGGACCGTGCCGACGGCCACGACCGCCACGAACACACCGAGCGCGCCGCGAAGCGCGGCACCCATCCACCCGGGGAGACTTTCGGGAAGCGCCAGTGCGAACGCGCCTCCGGCGATTGCCAGCACCATCGCGCTGGCGAGAAAGTTCACTGACGCGACCGCGACACCTCCGGCCAGCGGCAGCCCCGCGCGGTGCAGCACAAAGAGCTGCGCCGCCCCGCCACCCGCCTGCCCGGGGGTGAGCCCGGCCAGACACGCGTTCGCGAGGTTCGCGCGAAGGCAGGCGGCCAGCCTCACGCGGGGCGCGATCGGGGCGGCGAGAACATGCAGGCGAAGCGCACCCAGGGTCCAGTCGGCAAGGACCAGGACGAACGCCAGCGCGAGATATGCCGGGACGGCGGGCGAAGGCGCCTGAAGCGCGACCACTCCACCGCGCAGGAAGACCGCACCCGCGAGTCCCGCCGCACCCAGCACGACGACAAGCAGAAACCCCAGCACCAGACGGCGCGGCGTCGCCCCCGGGAGCGGGTCCGGCGGCCTGCCGGGTTTCACTCTCCGCCTTCCATGATCTCGTGATAGCGACCCGCCTCCGGACGGACGCTCGCCTGACGCCGCCCGCCGGGCCACCTCACCACGACGGAGTCCGGTTGCGCGTCTCCCAGTCCGAAGAGAACCCTGGGGTCGTTCCCGGAGAGATAGCTCCCCCCCGCCTGCACATCGGCGATGCGAACCGCGCCCCCCGCGTGGAGCGTGACGCGCGCGCCCAGTCCGTCGCGCCCGGATTCCCGGCCGGTGATGCGGAAGCCGATCCAGCGCAGGGACCCGGGCCCCGTGTTCTCCAGGAGGACGGCGGGGCCGTTCTGGCTGTTGAGGAGAATGTCGGTGTCTCCGTCATTGTCGAGATCCGCGAACGCCACGCCTCGCCCTGCCCGCGGCGTTTCAAGAACAGGCGCGTACTCGGCGGCGACCTCACGGAAAGTCCCGTCCGGCTGCGCGTGAAAGAGGAGGTCGGGCTGTTTCCAGGTGGCAGCCTGATCGACTTCGGCGATGTCGGGCTCTACATGCCCGTTGGAAACAAAGAGGTCCAGCCGTCCGTCCAGGTCGAAGTCCAGAAAGCCGATCCCCCACCCCATGCGCGGGAGGCTCGGGGAACCGATCCCGGCCACCGCGGAGCGTTCGAGAAAGAACCCGCCGCCGTCATCCCGGTAGAGCGTGTTCGGCTCGTTCTGGAAGTTTGTGACGACCAGATCCATCCGCCCGTCCGCGTCGTAGTCCGCAGCGGCGACACCCATCCCGGCCTGTTCCATTCCCTCTTCGCTGTACGCCGTTCCCGAGAACATCCCCGACTCTTCAAATGCACCGCCACCCAGATTGCGGAAGAAGAAGTTGGGGTCCATGTCGTTCGCGACATACACATCCACGAGCCCGTCATCATCGAGATCGGCGGCCAGGCACCCCAGGCCTCGGCCGGCCACACCCGAAAAGCCGGCGGACTCCGTGGCATCCACGAACCGCCCCTCGCCCGCGTTGCGATAGAACACATCCGTCTGTCTCGGATAGAGACCCGGAAGGCAGTAAATGCGAAGCACTCCGTGAACGCCGTAGCACTCGTTCGTGTCCGGATCGGCGACGGCGACATAGTTCGCCAGATAGAGATCGGGAAGACCGTCGAGGTCGGCGTCGAAGAAGGTGGCCCCCGCACCCCAGCGCGGATCGTCCAGTCCTCGCACGGCGGCCTCCTCCGCAAAGGTGCCGTCCCCCCGATTCACGAACAGCCGGTTCGGCCCCCAGGCTGTGACGAAGAGGTCGGCGTCCCCGTCGTTGTCGATGTCGGCGGCGGTGGCTCCCATGCCGTAGCCCGCATCTCCGACGCCTGCCTCAGCCGTCACATCGCGAAAGTGAAGGTCTCCGAGGTTTCGGAAGAGACGGCTTTGCCCGACGCTTGAAACGAAGTAGATGTCCAGGAGCCCGTCGCCGTCGTAGTCCAGAACGCAGACGCCGGAACCCATGACTTCCTGATAGGGTTTGTCGCCGGTCGCGCCGTTGGAGTGCGTGAATCGCAGACCGGACGCAGCCGTGGCATCACGGAAGACCGGCTCGGCGGCGGCCGTCGAGAACGCAAGAATGGCAAGGAGCGCGCACAGGAGAGTCATGCGGGCCATCCTTCCGCGCATCGTCAGTCCAGTCAAGCCTTCGGCGGGCGCGTGTAGATCATGACATAGGAACTGCACACCGACAGCGCGCAACTCTCACACGCGTCGGCGAAGTCCTCCGGACCGAGCTTCTCAATGCGAACCTCGTGCCCGAGCGACTCATACAGCTCCACCACCTCATCCACGCGTGACGGGTCCGACAGGTTCCGCCGGACCCACCCCTGCGCTTCGAGATCCCGATTCGGCAGCGCCCCGGTGAAGACAAGCGGCTTCGACTCCCCGGGGTCTCCCCCGCCGCCGCAACCCGTCACGCGCTTCGAGCCTCTGCCGGAGAGTCGGCCGCCTCAGCCGCGAGCTTCTCCAGTCGACGATGCCCCAGTGCCGCCGCACCCAGCGCGGAGACGAACTGCACCATCTCCGGATCCGGCACATTGACTTCGGCCTTCAGTTGATCGCGAACGGCGGCCACCATCGTCGAAAAGCGAATGATGCCGCCGATCAGTGTGAATTCCGGCTCCGCCTTGACACGCTTTATGAGTTGCACGGAGCGCGTCGTCAGCGACTCAATGGCACCCTGCATGATGTCGGAGGGCGGCGTGCCGAGCGAGAGATGGTTGATCACTTCCGACTCCGCAAAGACCGCGCAGACGCCCGAGATGGCCACCGCTTCCTTCGATGTCTGGAGAAGCGGACCGATCTCTTCGGTGGTGTAACCCATGTAACGGGCAGTCTTTTCCAGGAACGCGCCGGTTCCGGCGGCGCACTTGTCGTTGAGGCGGAAGGCGTGGACCTTCGCGGTCTCGTCCAGCCGGCTGGCCTTCATCGTCTGCCCGCCGACATCGAGCACGGTGCGCGTGCCGGGGAAGAGACGCGCCGCGCCGCGTGCGCTGGAGGTGAGGTCGGTCACCTGGAGATCCCGAAAGTCCACCTGGTGCCGTCCGATTCCCGTGGCGACAACATAGGTGATGTCCTCTTCCGTGACGCCAGCCTCCGCCAGACAGGTCTCATACACCTCACGCGAAACCTGCGTCAGCTTGAAACCGGTCGGCTTCATCGCACGGTGCAGGATCTCTCCCTTTTCGTCGAGAAGGAGCGCCTTTGTGTAGGTGGACCCGACATCGAGTCCCGCCGTGATCGTCATGACGCAGCCTCCTTGTTCGCCTCGGGAACACGGCTCGCGAGGATGTGGTCCAGTGCAAAGAGCGACGCCCCCAGCGCGCCGATGTAGTGCGAGTCCTCGCTGATGTTCAGCTTCGTCTCCAGCTTGTCCTCGATCGCCCGGACCATGCCGATGTTTCGAGTCACGCCCCCGGTGAAAGTCACCTCCTCTTCGATCCCGACACGGCGAAGGAGCCCGGCGGAGCGAATGGCGATCGACTTGTGAACGCCCCAGAGGATGTCCTCGATCTTCTTCCCCTTCCCGAGCCACGACAGCACTTCGGATTCCGCAAACACCGTACAGGTGGTGCTGATCTTTGTGGACTTGACCGAACGGAGCGCCGTCTCGCCGAGCTTCTCCAGCGGGATGTCGAGCGCGCTGGCTGCCGCACCGAGGAATCGGCCGGTCCCGGCGGCGCACTTGTCGTTCATGCAGAAGTCGACGATTTCGCCCGTCTCGTTCACGCGGATGGCCTTCGTGTCCTGCCCGCCCATGTCGACCACGGTGCGCGTTTTGGGAAAGAGGTGGACCGCGCCGCGACCGTGACAGCTGATTTCGGTAACCTGATCGTTGCCGAAAGTGACTCGGTAGCGCCCGTAGCCGGTGCCAATGATGTACTCCACTTCGTCTTCACCGATGTTCGCGTCGTCAAGCGCAAGCTGAAACGCGTTCTCTGCCGCGGAGACCACATTGGCCCCTGTGTCGATGAGCGAGCGCCCGACAAGATTGCGGTCCTCGTCGATGATCGCCGCCTTCGTCTGCGTGGAACCGACATCCACGCCCCCTGCGTAAGCCATGAAACCCCTCCTAGCCGATGGCCGCCTGTTTGCGACGCGATGCCAGCCCCTCGAAGAACGCGTCGATGCGGTTCTTCATCTGCGCCTCGGAAACGACGCGGCGATCCATCATGTCCGACTCCAGGAAGAGGCTCGGGAGCCCGAGCTTCTCCGACATGTTCTTCCGACTGTCCGCAAGCCCCGTTGAGACCGTTCGACAGCTCTTGATGGGATGATAGACCACTCCGTCCAGATCAAAGTCTCTGGCCATCTCTTCGATCATCCGGTCCGAGTAAAACATGGAGTCCATCGCGTCCCGCACGCTCACAAGAACACCCTCTGCCAGACTCTCGATGGGGCGCTCCAGATCGTACTGGAACCCGCTGTGGGTTCCACCGGACGCGAACCAGAGATAGGTGGAGTGGACGAAGTTGCCGCCCCACTCGGTAAAGAGCTCATTGAAGCGGCGGAAGATCGGATAGCAGGGAACACCGACAAACACGAGCCGGTAGAGCTCCTCGCTGAGAGTTCCGATTCCGTTCGCCGACTTGTACTCCAGTTCCTCGACGAGTTGGTCGAAGTACTCCGCGCCTTCCTTCGTCCCGCGAAACCCGTTCGCCACGCCCAGGAAGATGGTGCCGTCGGTGAGCGCACTGAATAGCGACGGCTTCGACGCATTCAGTTCCAGCGCACGCTTCCATCCGGTGTTCATTCTGTTCGCGTATCCCAGGACTTCCCGCAGGCGGTCAATATCGAACTTCTTCCCCGTCACTTCCTCGCAGAGCGTGATCAGTTCGGTGAGCTGCACCTCCACATACTTGCGATCGTTCTCGAAGTCCGGGTTGCCCCGCCAGGTCTGCGTGCCGTCCTGCCGCGTGCCGGGAACATCGAGCGTGAAGAGACGCGTCCCGTGCATCCGCTCCCAGATCTCGCCCCACTTGATGTAGGTGTTGCAGGCATTCGTCAGCACCGCAATCGTGGGCTTGGGCACACGCCCCATGGGGAGTTCGCCACCGCGAAGCTGCGTGGCCACATCCGCCTTCACATAGCCGCAGATGTCGGGGGAATACCCCACAT
Above is a genomic segment from Gemmatimonadota bacterium containing:
- a CDS encoding acyl-CoA dehydratase activase; the protein is MTITAGLDVGSTYTKALLLDEKGEILHRAMKPTGFKLTQVSREVYETCLAEAGVTEEDITYVVATGIGRHQVDFRDLQVTDLTSSARGAARLFPGTRTVLDVGGQTMKASRLDETAKVHAFRLNDKCAAGTGAFLEKTARYMGYTTEEIGPLLQTSKEAVAISGVCAVFAESEVINHLSLGTPPSDIMQGAIESLTTRSVQLIKRVKAEPEFTLIGGIIRFSTMVAAVRDQLKAEVNVPDPEMVQFVSALGAAALGHRRLEKLAAEAADSPAEARSA
- a CDS encoding CRTAC1 family protein codes for the protein MTLLCALLAILAFSTAAAEPVFRDATAASGLRFTHSNGATGDKPYQEVMGSGVCVLDYDGDGLLDIYFVSSVGQSRLFRNLGDLHFRDVTAEAGVGDAGYGMGATAADIDNDGDADLFVTAWGPNRLFVNRGDGTFAEEAAVRGLDDPRWGAGATFFDADLDGLPDLYLANYVAVADPDTNECYGVHGVLRIYCLPGLYPRQTDVFYRNAGEGRFVDATESAGFSGVAGRGLGCLAADLDDDGLVDVYVANDMDPNFFFRNLGGGAFEESGMFSGTAYSEEGMEQAGMGVAAADYDADGRMDLVVTNFQNEPNTLYRDDGGGFFLERSAVAGIGSPSLPRMGWGIGFLDFDLDGRLDLFVSNGHVEPDIAEVDQAATWKQPDLLFHAQPDGTFREVAAEYAPVLETPRAGRGVAFADLDNDGDTDILLNSQNGPAVLLENTGPGSLRWIGFRITGRESGRDGLGARVTLHAGGAVRIADVQAGGSYLSGNDPRVLFGLGDAQPDSVVVRWPGGRRQASVRPEAGRYHEIMEGGE
- a CDS encoding acyl-CoA dehydratase activase → MAYAGGVDVGSTQTKAAIIDEDRNLVGRSLIDTGANVVSAAENAFQLALDDANIGEDEVEYIIGTGYGRYRVTFGNDQVTEISCHGRGAVHLFPKTRTVVDMGGQDTKAIRVNETGEIVDFCMNDKCAAGTGRFLGAAASALDIPLEKLGETALRSVKSTKISTTCTVFAESEVLSWLGKGKKIEDILWGVHKSIAIRSAGLLRRVGIEEEVTFTGGVTRNIGMVRAIEDKLETKLNISEDSHYIGALGASLFALDHILASRVPEANKEAAS
- a CDS encoding lysylphosphatidylglycerol synthase transmembrane domain-containing protein, with product MKPGRPPDPLPGATPRRLVLGFLLVVVLGAAGLAGAVFLRGGVVALQAPSPAVPAYLALAFVLVLADWTLGALRLHVLAAPIAPRVRLAACLRANLANACLAGLTPGQAGGGAAQLFVLHRAGLPLAGGVAVASVNFLASAMVLAIAGGAFALALPESLPGWMGAALRGALGVFVAVVAVGTVLLATGARTGRPPGASPPARRFHRALAAARALLCRVSADVRTMFRQHPARVAAVLPLSAAVFAAKLATAWAVFRAFQPDGHTAELLATQVLLALALLFAPTPGGAGAAEVSAAAFMASFLPAGETVAFLAWWRLASLYLPAAVGGVLLVRTVRSRPLDTREGHA
- a CDS encoding 2-hydroxyacyl-CoA dehydratase family protein, whose translation is MGKQPETEGIVGRGNKDGARLFREWFTELGDTAENGGQSAYVFVMGSINEILKTFDLPVVFPEINSLQTAVRHVAHDYLAEAEDVGYSPDICGYVKADVATQLRGGELPMGRVPKPTIAVLTNACNTYIKWGEIWERMHGTRLFTLDVPGTRQDGTQTWRGNPDFENDRKYVEVQLTELITLCEEVTGKKFDIDRLREVLGYANRMNTGWKRALELNASKPSLFSALTDGTIFLGVANGFRGTKEGAEYFDQLVEELEYKSANGIGTLSEELYRLVFVGVPCYPIFRRFNELFTEWGGNFVHSTYLWFASGGTHSGFQYDLERPIESLAEGVLVSVRDAMDSMFYSDRMIEEMARDFDLDGVVYHPIKSCRTVSTGLADSRKNMSEKLGLPSLFLESDMMDRRVVSEAQMKNRIDAFFEGLASRRKQAAIG